The sequence below is a genomic window from Lolium perenne isolate Kyuss_39 chromosome 4, Kyuss_2.0, whole genome shotgun sequence.
AACACCGTCCTGAGCAGCTTGCCCTCGTCGTCGaacgcctcgtcctcctcgtccccaGCGCCCCCGGCCGCCGCCACGGCAACATCGTCCGGCGCCTTCCTCTTCTTCCCGACCACCGGCCGCGGCGCGGGCTCCTCTTCCGCGGGGGCGCCGAGCTTCCGCCGCTCGTACCCCGCCTCGACCTCGTCCCGCTTCCGCTTCCGCCGCGGTGGCGACCGCGGCGGCGCCCCCTCGTCCTGCTTCTCCTTCCGCGACGGCTCCGCGGCCTCGGCCTCGGCCGCGGGAGGCTTCGGGTGCTTGCGCACTGGCTTCGCGGGCGTCGCGGGGGTGGCGGCGGGGGCAGCGGGAGGGGCCTCCTCGGGAGCGGACTCCTTGCGGCGGAAGGGGTTGTCGGCGGAGAAGAGGGAGCGGACGGCCGCCGCCGAAGCGTCGGGGTCGGCGGCGTCCTTCCCCTTCTTCGCCATCTCCCTCGTCGGCGTCGGCGgctgcgtggcggcggcggcggggtagAAGAAGAAATTTCCAAGGCTCGAACCAGGCTGGTGGACAACTGCCCAGCGCTCTGAATAGACGTGAGGCTGGGGCTGCCTtgggcgctcacagccgtccgatCCGCGACGGACGGTTCAGATCATCCTGTGCCCTGCACTCGCCCCCTCATCAGCCACGGAGGCGCGCCAGAGCACGAGGGTTTAGCCAGTCAGTGTCTGCTAGGGTTTCGTCtctctcgccgcgccgccgccaacgTCCGGTCGTCGGCGAGGGGATGGAGAGGGCGGAGGGGAGGAAGGCGAACCAGCTGCGGAAGTACTCGTGCACGCGGAACCCGCTGGGCCGCGCGCACGGCTCGGCGCGATGGGAGCAGGGCGgcacggcggtggtggcggcggtgtacGGGCCCAGGCCGGGCACCAGGAAGGGGGAGAACCCCGAGAAGGCGTCCATCGAGGTCGTCTGGAAGCCCATGACCGGCCAGAGCGGTCAGTTGCCTACCACCTACCTACTGCAACTTTTGTGGCGATGAACTGCAATGTTGAGCTGAATTCAGTGGCGCTGATGTCTGTGTGGTTGTGTGTTTGTGTGTTTGTTCTCAGGGAGGCAGGAGAAGGAGTACGAGATGACCCTCAAGAGGACGCTGCAGAGCATCTGCCTGCTCACTGTCCACCCCAACACCACCACCTCCGTCATACTCCAGGTGAGAGGCTTCCCTCCCCTGCATTCTGCGATGGCCTGCACTCGTACCGGTTGTTTTGCTGCTGTGATGATTCCCGCTGTCGTAACTGCTGTGTCCCTTTGTGCATTGTGCATTGCTGTATCCGATGTTAGCCATTTCACCTACCTGATGAACGCCTATGTAGTATGTACACATGTTTCGAAAGGAAAATCAATCTTGTGAGCGTGCAATTCGGTTTCTACTTGGACTGCAAACCTTATGCCTGCCTGCGAAACTGAACAGACATAGCGTGGCCGATTAAGGACATGAAGTCTCTGTACGAAATAAATTGGAACACACATTCAAAAAACTCGCAGGGGGAGGCTTCGTGTCCTATGTTTTGTGATGCCtgcatatttttttattttcgcTTCCCACGCTCCTGACATGATTGCTGGTTGTTATAAGTAATGTGTTGTACTGTCTCCAACGAATCCATTTCGCCTACCTGACGACCGCTTACGTATGCATGTTTCAAAGGGAAAATTTCTGACTGTGCTGAAAGGTTTAGAAAAGCTCTCTATTTTCAAAGATTGCTAGACGGACTGCAAATCTTCAATGTTATTCTTCCTGTCAAACTCAAAGCATATACAAGGGCGGGTACGAATGTGAAGTATCTATAGGAAATAATTGAAACACATATATGCATACATGCAAGATAAGACAAGTCTGCTTAAAGTTTGTGAAGCGCTCCATTTTTCGCCTACCTGATGAACTCCTATGTAGCCATGTTCCAAAAGGAAAATCAATCTTGTGAGCGTGCAATTCGGTTGCTACTGGACTGCAAACCTTATGCCTGCCTACAATGCTGAAAATATATAACTAGGACGATCAAGGATATGAGGTTTCTGTAGAAAATAAATTGGAACACACATTCGAAAAACTCACTAGGCGAGGCTTCCTCTCCTATGTTTTGTGTTGGCTTGCATTTTTTGCTTCGCACGCTCTTGCCATCATTTATGTTTGCTATAACTAATGTGTAGCTTTGTGCATTGTACTGTCTCCAGTGAATCCATTTGGCCTACCTGCTGACCGCTTATGTATGCATGTTTCAAAGGGAAAATTTCCGAGTTTGTGCTTAAAGGTTTAGAAGCTCTCTATATTCAAAGATTGCTAGTCGGGCTGGAAATCGTATTCTGCCCGTCAAATTCAAACCATATACAACcaggacgattacgaacatgaagTATCTATAGGGCATGGTTTTAAAGGCGGCCAGGCGTCCCAAGGCGATGGGGGTGCGCCTGGACGCATAGGCGCTCAAGGCGCGTTGCAAGGCGACGCCTTCGGTCAAAGGCTCGAAGCGAAGCGAAGGACAGGGCTCCGGCCCAGTATACTCAAAGGCAAAAAAGAATTATCCCCGGCCCAACCGGCCCAACGAGATGGGGCTGGACGAGCAAGGACGCAGCTCAACCTCGACCTCTCTGTCCCCCACCGAGAGAAGAGGAGGCCATCCGAGATGgggcaaggaggaggaggaggaggccgggcgGAGAGGCAGCCACCGCGGCGCCCGGACGCGCTCGCCGGCGGTGCTGCAGACTCCTAGGACGCTGGCGTCCGTGAAGGGGAGGGTGCTGGCCGGAGAAGGGGAGGCCGGCGGAGGAGGATGGAGGACGAGATCTCTCTCAATCGATTCGATTCTTGACTGGTCTGTTCCCCTCTATCTCTCCCCTCTGTTTCCCCTCTCTCTGGCCCCCAATTTCTCGCCAATTTCTGAGTTCTCGCCATGGTTCCCGCTCGCCTCCTTTGCTTCCGCTTGACTTGTCCATGGCGTCCAAAATGGGCCAGAGCGACGCTTTCCCCGCCTAAGCGACGACTTGGACGCCTCAAAGGGCGAATCTGGACGCCTTAGACAAGATCCTAAGGCGAGCACGACGCCTTGCCATCTCCGGGCGCTCGGACGCTTAAGCGTCGCTTAGGCGACGCCTAGGcgacgcctttaaaaccatgCTATAGGGAATAATCTGAAACACGTATATGTCTACATGCAAGATAAGACAAGTTCGCTTAAAGGTTTTGAAGCTCTCCATTATTAAAGAACTTAATGTAAACTTGTTTATGCGGTCTGTCACAGCAAAGTGCATTGTGTTCACTGGCCCTCTTGATTGATTAATGCGTCATTCCAGTTCATGTATTGTTTTTCTTATCCCTGGTCTCTTTCGGTTTTTGCAGGTTATGAGTGACGATGGTTCTGTATCCTTTTCACTTTACTGTAGTTAACTCCTAATCTCAACATAGTGTTCTGACTTCTGAGTTTTGCAATGGGCATCTTTGTCTTGCATCTGAATGCCTTCCTTGCATACCATTTTTGTTGCCCTTTAGTGATGTGCAAGAACTGATGGAAGTTCCATATTCACTAAATACTTTTCAGCCATCTTAGCATCCACGAATTTCTACTAGATTTATTTCATTAAGTACCAAATGTATGATGCATTTCAAATTTCTGTGTCTTCCTCGTTTCAATCAATAGTAGTCCTTGACAATACATAGCTCCTTCCATGTGCAATTAATGCATCATGTGCTGCCCTTGCTTTTGCTGGCATCCCCTTGAAACATCTTGCTGGTGAGTTGAGCTATTTGTGTATGTTCACTGTTGGAACTATATAGCTGACAAGATTGTGTTCTGCAGTTGCGATTGGCTGTGGTGTCTTGGAGAATGGTGATGTGATATTGGACACAAGCAAGGCAGAAGAGAAGGTATAACTTATCTTTTCGTCTGAACTTTACTCTTTGAAATGGAAGCACAGAATATTATCTGGTTTTCTGGATTGCTGGTCGTCAGTGTGCTCTTCAAACCCAAGTCTGTGCTACGTCCTTTTAAGTGTTGTGGTGCATAACGTTTTGTAGTCTCTGTAGGGAAAAGTACAGTTTAGTTTGCCTACCCCCTCCCAGCCCGTACTTACTGGTAAATCCATTTCATCTGAAGCGGGGCAGAAGAGCAGATATAACCGTATAAGTTGTTCTTTCCATCTGAACTCCACTCTCTGAGATGGAGCACAAAATATTGTCTGATTCCACATCCAGAAATTTCCGCGTTGCTGTCTGTTAGTGTGCTCTACAAACCCACTTTGTGCTACTTTCTAGTCTCTATAGGGAAAGTACAGTTTAGTTTGCCCACTCCCTTGCATCCCGTACTCATTGGCAAGTGTGGGGGCACTGTTGGTATGCATTTCAAGTTTCAATGTTGTTGGGGGCTGTTTACTCCTTGATGGTGTTTAATGTACTTCCAAGTTTCAATGCGGAACGAAAATGTAACTCATGTTGATCGCCCAAAGTTGACAAGTTGTGATGTCATGCATTTGTTACTCTAACATGCTGTTCTTGAAGATCAAACTAAACTACTCCAGTACTTTCATAATTTCATTACCACAAGAACTTCTCTGGAGTATACTTTcagtaccacagtaactgaagattGTTCTTTGTCACAACCTGCAGCAACTGAAATCGTTTGCTCACCTGGTGTTCCCCAACTCAAGCAAGTCTGTCGATCTGAAAGAGTCACAGCAGAAAGATGGTCAGTCTGAACGAGGCTTGATAACTTCTATCACCCACGGAGTGATGTCTGGTATGGTCCTGTCTTGTGCCTTCGATTTGCGTGTTCTTCTGGACACTATGTGCAATTGTAAAATCCTGATTGTTTCACTTGTATTCAGAGGAGGATTACTTCAACTGCATTGAGAGGGGTCTGGCCGCATCCTCACGTATCTCGGATTTCATGAGGACAACCTTGCAGAAGCATACACCTGACTATCTCTGAGCACAGCACCATAGTGACCCGGTCACAAGCCGATGGCGGGTCGTCATGCTGTGAACAGAGTGCCTTCAGGACGTTGGGGCGCCACGCAAGCTTGTATGAATATGTAGTTCTTAGTTTGAGGATTATGAAGAGTTGATTAACAAGGAACTCTGGTGCAGGCCTTCTTTTTACTGAGTTATTGTTAACCGTGTTATCCAAGGACCAAGGCGCTGTAGATTCTAAAACTTTGTGGCATAGGTCATTATAAGATTTGTCTTATGGTATTCGTATCATCTGGAATGGTAACATTCTTTTTGTTCCATGGTAAGTTTTTTTCTACAATTTTGATAGGCAGTTCATGGTAGTATAAAATGTCAGATGACAATGAGCGTGCGATCTCAGTTACCATCCAGATGAGATTTAGCAGTAGGTGCATCCTCTGCTTCCGGCACCTGAGGACGCGCCATTGGAGGGCGGCATCCGCCGGGTTCCGCCGGGGCCGGGATGCACTTCCACTCGAAGACGGGCCACCAGCGGGTGAGGGACACCTCGCCATCCGATCGCGCGTGAAGGGCGCGCCATTGGAGGGCGGCATCCGCCGGGGCCAGGATGCAATCCGCTCGAAGACAGGCCACCAGCCGGTGAGGGCCACCTCGCCCTCCGCCGCGCGCGAACGGCGACGAGGTAGCTTGCATCCTCCTCTGTGTCGCGCTAGCCAGGGTGCGCACGTGCGTCGCACGTCGCACGAATCGAGTCACCGGTGCAAGACCACAAGACTCCGGTCGACTGCTTGCGGGAGATGGGTCATCTCATCTTCAACGCGCTTTTGCACCGCGCCCGCCGCGTCGACTCGCGGCCATCGCTGGTTTTCTTGGTGGCGCGGCGACTCATGCATCCGCCTGTCAAGCTCGCACCCCAGCGCCGCAAGGACAATATCGGGTGCACCGAGCCAAGCATTCCGACTACCGTCCTCTACGCTTGCTTGCGTACGCTCAAGGTTGACCTCCCACCCGCCTCTGACGGCCTCCTACGGGACTTTGTCCTGCTAATCAGGCCCTTGAGCCTCGGATTGATGCCTCGGGCGACGAACGGCGACCACGGCACGGTTCTATTGCCACCCCCTCACGTAGAGCAGCCTGAGCAGGGCTTCGTCAGCGTGGTGCTAGGCCTCATTGGCGCGCTCGCATCGCGCCCTCTCCACCGCCTCAACGTTCATGCCCCCGCTTGGCAATGAGGATTACATATTATTTATACGAAAATTTTATACTTTTTGATAATTTATTTTTAATGATGGCTAATGCTGCTAAGTATTATTTATGATATTATCTATTACACAATCCTAGTATCTAGAAATGAAAAAAAACACTTGCTTTCTCTAATTTTAATTGTAGCATGTAAATAAATTATATTACTTTTTATCTTTCTAGGTATTGGTCTTATAAACATCTTAAACTaagtctactacaacaagctttgcccggctccggtgatggaggggcAAGGATGGTGGCGCGACTTCGGCTCGTGTTATTATTTGTAGTCGTTGCTACGTGGTCCAGTGACCTATCTAtactttttccttttcttttaggactCTTTATACTACTCTTGATAATAAATAGTGTATCCGtggaattttgcaaaaaaaaaaaatctttaaaACAAGTCTTGAGAAACGTGAGAAAAAAAATCCTCCGTGGGGTCACTTTTCATATCTGCATCAGTTAGCGTTTTTATATATTTGTATGTGTGTGTTTGTCTATAGTTTAAAACACTTGATAATCTTGGTAAAGATATATCAAATGTATGGTGATATCTTGATAGTGATTTCTGGTGTATGATTAGGTAcaagaaataaagaaaacatcTTGTCACAATATGTATAAGGTGTTTATGAGGAGCTTGCTATCCAATCATTGTCCCCAGCTCCTTCAGTTGGATTTTATCATCAAATGTGTCTTACATTAATTTTACTAGTCACCGGATGTTAAAATGTCATGGATTATACATACCCGCCACAATGCACAGGTCATCAAGTAGTATGTGAAGTCTTCATGTCAGTTTCTTAAATAAAAACTCATATTAACTACTTGCATGTATTGAAATTTAATTTCGAGGAACGTAAACATAAGAATCTATCTTTTTTTTGCGTGTAACATGAAGTAGCTCTATTCTatagaccatgagatcatatcaaTCACTAGACACCGGAAGAGTACCTGGATGACATCAACCGTTACACTCTAACAAGTTGACTATAAAGGTGGATTGGGCCACTTCTCGGTTGAGAGGGTTGCAGAGCTCTACACCCCTTTATCCCCTCGTGATAGGGCCATTTCTCCGGTTGCCTCTACGTGCAATCCCACTGCAATGGTTGTGACTCCTGTGCTGAAGATCATGCGTTGCAGAGGATGTGTGAGGGGCCGGTTTTGTGGCCGTCCTGGGAGCATTTGAAGGTGGTTCCTGcgggtgatgatgttgttgttgctggcgtgCTAGAGCCTAAACATGGGGAAGAAGGGTCCATGGAAGGAGAATGGATCGAGGGACAAATGCAAGAAGGATGGTGCTCACCCTCAATCTGGAATCCACAAGAAGAGATCTATCAAACTACAGAGGCATGATGGTTTCAAGATCCAGCTTTCTTgggttttttcgataaagggaatatattaatatcaagaagataccaattacatctagCCTCCGCAACTACTCATTACCGTAatagtagtacggatgcacacatcaaaacaaattaaaaaataaaactaagaagCAAAAAAGTCCCGCTACGGTGTTCTAGCCATAGcagcaacaatacatccaccaccatgacaacacatgaactccagactctccaaaaagcgatgcctccaagaaggaaacggtGCACAAGcgtcgtcgtcgcccgatcaaaagatcttggttttcaccctaaagatagtctccgctctcaaaacagTGCTTTCAACAAGACCATTGCTAGGAACAACTAGTTAAGGCcttgaccttggattttcaccctgaaaggtaagactctgaacttcacctgtcttGCCgcccccaattgcatattttttatGCGAAACTcagaacaccaagcaagccccttagcaatccggccttcatgatattccctACCTCTGATTTCACCATGGAGCAGAATGTCATCTGATggcaacacagaacagagcttcgcgtcgctccctccagaactaaacggtcggaataaaagcaaacTCCAGACAAAACATGCACTGTTCCATTCACCGGCGGAGCTTTCCGAAACTCATCACTCTAGCCAGATCTTGGAGTGACAAAAGATGTCAGCTTTCTTGGTTGAAGGCGTGGTAGATGTGTTCTTCTCTAGGTTGCAGTGTGCCGATGGGGTTTCTTGGTGGTGTTGTGCTCCAGGTGTTAGGACCTTAGGTGTTGCAGTGGTGCTGTCTTGGGTGTGTTTgtcagagcatccccactcgtctctccgactaggcccccgagcgacgtttttccaaTCCGGACAGCgttattcggcccagtcgcgcccccggttcctcgatttcgtccggatttgggcctaaattcatccggcgagcccacgccatccccggcccccggggagcgctcggggactccggacgaaacgaaagcgcgcgaaacgtcgaggaaacttcccgcgcgtctggtggccccaacttgtcggtgagagacaccgatcgtcgtcctcatcgcatcgtcttccgcgcgctataaaagcctgccgccggtcagtattcgccggccgcgtagcttccacgcggcgagttaaagccgtcgcctcggtttcacgcgcgcctacctctatttatcgccgaactaccgcgTCTTCCCCGCATTCACCTCGCTCGCCTTCCCCCAAATCTTCCCCCAACTCGAATGAAccagcaatggcgaacgacggtgcggccaacaacggcttcggccgccgctctctccaccaatgggagggacggctcctccacgctgcgggctacccggcgccgccggacttccgcgcgccgggAGGATGGAGGCTGAGCGCAGGAGGCGTGCCGATCCTGCCGCCGCCAACGGGAGGGCCCTTACTCGAAACGGCGATCGACGAggtgctcgtcactctcagtgacgagcagcaCGCGGATCCACGTTTCTTCCCCGACAACTACGAAGCGTGGATCGCGTTCTTCCGGCGAAGGTACGAACGCGAACTCGCGGCGtacgacggccctcctcctcctcctccggcaaggaacaatgccgccggccgccgccgatggtggagcgcgactggccgcaccctcgagaatgtgctcgcgcacatcgaggtcgggaactcccccgtcctggggatgccgccgccgcaggtggcggctaccgtgtcgcgccggcacggtagttcctggatgccgaggaggatggcgccatcctcctcctcgtctggcTCGCGGTCGGCGTCTAGGTCCGACGgctcgacgccggccaccgtcaagCAGGAGTGGACGTCTCCTTCGACCGTGAAGAAGGAaccggcgccgccaccgccgaccagagggcgcagcagcggcgtcctcgtcatccgcgacaagCCTTCCTCTCCGCagcgcgggcggaagaggaagtcggcgaagaaggaggccgccgcgACCGCCAACAACGCCGcaaaccagctcgccgaggaggaggcgaagcgcgcggaggatgcCGCGGTGGcgaaggcgatcgccaggtcgctgaaggatctggtgcccgccgacaacagcctccccatcgacgccgcactggagtggtccaggcgcgactgggagcgccaggaggcggagcaccggcggcggctgctggatctggccgccgcgcgtcaactcgccgcccgcgccgccgcaccaTCCGCCGGTAGGAACGCCGCGCCCGGGGaggtgatcaagctcgaggagagcagcgacgacgacatctatcgtccgtcgccgccacgcgccggcgatgctggccagggcacgagccactggtacgaggcgccgccgccccaggacgacgccggctcgagcgacgacgacgacggcggcgactacacggccttctaccgccatttcggcatgtaggaggccgctttttagtttaagttttagtttgtcaatcgccgaattcaaatatatgtacgaattcggcctatttatgtacgaagtcgcctctatatgttaaatatcattaaattccgcttatgtttgaacgaacTCGCCAATTTTGTCTGAATTCGCCGTAGTACGTTACATCCATCttgggctcgcggctgggaaaatgggcctcccagGCCAAATTTTCCCCCAGGCCAAATTTTCCTTCAATCCAGACGACAatatcgccggatttgggcgtggggagctcaacccggctggagatgctctcagtcTGCCGTGTGGTCTTGTGGCTCTTTGTTCCGGATGTAGTTCGCTTGTGTGGGCGTATTTGTGACAGTTTCTCCTGGTTTTATATACATTAATCGGACACTTTCTTCTGCTTAATCTTCTCTTTCTTAATAGATGATCCTATTTTGCTGGTCTCACAGCGAGCCACGTCACCTGTTTAAGAATTTTCACCTTCCTTTCATTATTTCCAATCGTAGGTCACGTTTTTTCTGCCCAGATCGACGCGGCAGGAACCACGTCATTGCTTTTCCGAGCGGGCTGGGCGTCATTGCGCAGGCTGGAAGAGGCACCCGACATGGGCCAGAAAGAGAAGAGTCAGCCCTCCATTCATTAGTCATTATACCCATCCGTTCCATCTCCCGTCGGTTCACGAAGAGATCAGGAGGCAATGGGCATTGATGAtttcctcttcatcttctccaCGCAAGAGTAACCCTTAAATAGTGGAGCTTCCTCTTTCTCTCCATCGAAGCTGGTTGGCCGAACTCCTCCTCCCAATCTCCACATGCTGGACACGATGCCCCGATTCTCCAGGCATATATCAAGTGAACTGGATGGATCTCCGAATCTGTAGTTCCCACCACCATCGAGCTCCATTAGAATCACCTCACCGCTC
It includes:
- the LOC127349428 gene encoding exosome complex exonuclease RRP46 homolog, translated to MERAEGRKANQLRKYSCTRNPLGRAHGSARWEQGGTAVVAAVYGPRPGTRKGENPEKASIEVVWKPMTGQSGRQEKEYEMTLKRTLQSICLLTVHPNTTTSVILQVMSDDGSLLPCAINASCAALAFAGIPLKHLAVAIGCGVLENGDVILDTSKAEEKQLKSFAHLVFPNSSKSVDLKESQQKDGQSERGLITSITHGVMSEEDYFNCIERGLAASSRISDFMRTTLQKHTPDYL